The Heyndrickxia vini genome contains a region encoding:
- a CDS encoding putative DNA-binding protein, translating into MLEKTTRMNYLYDFYQSLLTPKQRSYMSLYYLDDFSLGEIAEEYEVSRQAVFDNIKRTEAMLEEYEKKLLLFQKFQDRKVILENMKKALETTSVDEIAKLIEALEILE; encoded by the coding sequence ATGCTAGAGAAAACAACGAGAATGAATTACCTATATGATTTTTATCAATCGTTGTTAACTCCAAAGCAACGTAGCTATATGTCCCTATATTATTTAGATGATTTCTCGCTTGGTGAAATTGCTGAAGAATATGAAGTGAGCAGGCAGGCAGTGTTTGATAATATCAAGCGTACAGAAGCCATGCTTGAGGAATACGAAAAGAAATTATTATTATTCCAAAAGTTTCAGGATAGAAAAGTAATTCTTGAAAATATGAAAAAAGCATTGGAAACTACTTCAGTGGACGAAATAGCAAAACTCATTGAAGCGCTTGAAATATTAGAATAG
- the ftsY gene encoding signal recognition particle-docking protein FtsY translates to MSFFKKLKDKFTKSTDSVTEKFKQGLSKTRDNFASKVNDLVARYRKVDEDFFEELEEILIGADVGFNTVMELVEELKMEVKKKNIQDPAEVQSVISEKLVEIYQGDTETPNTINIQSEGLTVILFVGVNGVGKTTTIGKLAHKYKTDGKKVILAAGDTFRAGAIDQLEVWGQRVGVDVIKQGEGSDPAAVMYDAIQAAKARKADILLCDTAGRLQNKVNLMNELEKVKRVIEREIPNAPHEVLLVLDATTGQNAMVQAKTFKEVTDVSGIVLTKLDGTAKGGIVLAIRNELEIPVKFVGLGEKMDDLQEFDPEKYVYGLFSTIIEQNEE, encoded by the coding sequence ATGAGTTTTTTTAAAAAGCTAAAAGATAAATTTACAAAATCAACTGATTCTGTAACGGAAAAATTTAAACAAGGTTTATCAAAAACAAGAGATAATTTTGCTTCTAAAGTGAATGACCTTGTAGCAAGGTATCGGAAAGTAGATGAGGACTTCTTTGAAGAGCTTGAAGAAATTCTTATTGGAGCAGATGTAGGCTTCAATACAGTTATGGAGCTTGTTGAAGAATTAAAAATGGAAGTGAAGAAAAAGAATATTCAAGATCCTGCAGAAGTTCAATCTGTTATATCTGAAAAGCTTGTTGAAATCTATCAAGGGGATACGGAAACACCAAATACTATCAATATTCAATCAGAAGGTTTAACTGTTATTTTATTCGTTGGTGTAAATGGTGTGGGGAAAACAACGACAATTGGCAAACTTGCTCATAAATATAAAACTGATGGAAAGAAAGTTATCTTGGCCGCTGGGGACACATTTAGGGCAGGTGCTATCGATCAATTAGAAGTGTGGGGCCAACGTGTTGGTGTAGACGTAATCAAACAAGGTGAAGGCTCTGATCCTGCTGCTGTTATGTATGATGCTATTCAGGCAGCAAAGGCTCGTAAAGCTGATATTCTTCTTTGTGATACGGCGGGCCGTTTGCAAAACAAAGTTAATTTGATGAATGAATTAGAAAAGGTAAAAAGGGTCATTGAAAGAGAAATTCCAAATGCACCCCATGAAGTACTTCTTGTGCTTGATGCAACAACAGGACAAAATGCGATGGTACAAGCAAAGACGTTTAAAGAGGTAACAGATGTATCCGGTATTGTATTGACTAAACTAGATGGAACTGCAAAAGGTGGAATTGTTTTAGCTATTCGCAATGAACTAGAAATCCCAGTTAAGTTTGTTGGTTTAGGTGAAAAAATGGATGATTTACAAGAATTTGATCCGGAAAAATATGTTTATGGACTTTTTTCAACAATCATTGAGCAAAACGAGGAATAA